In Prunus dulcis chromosome 1, ALMONDv2, whole genome shotgun sequence, the following are encoded in one genomic region:
- the LOC117636442 gene encoding alcohol dehydrogenase-like 7 isoform X1: MEPEKLSSGSRGKPIRCRAAVSRKPGEPLVMEEIIVAPPMPHEVRIRIICTSLCHSDIIFWKMKDFPGIFPRILGHEAIGIVESVGEDVNEVTEGDTVIPTFMSQCGECADCRSTKSNLCTKFPFKVSPFMPRYETSRFTDLNGEVLYHFLFVSSFTEYTVVDIAHVTKIDPAVTPSRACLLGCGISTGVGAAWRTANVEEGSTVAIFGLGSIGLAVAEGARLCGATRIIGVDVNQQKFEIGKKFGLTDFVDPANCENKSVSQVIIEMTGGGADYCFECVGLASLVQEAYACCRKGWGKTVVLGVDKPASLVSLPSREILHSGKNLMGSLFGGLKPKSDIPLLLNRYVDKELQLDEFVTHEVRFEDINKAFDLLIEGQCLRCVISMCNE, from the exons ATGGAACCTGAGAAGTTGTCAAGTGGAAGCAGAGGGAAGCCTATTCGATGCAGAG CTGCGGTGAGTCGCAAACCAGGTGAGCCTCTAGTGATGGAAGAAATCATTGTGGCACCCCCAATGCCTCATGAAGTCCGCATTCGAATTATCTGTACCTCTCTGTGTCACAGCGATATCATTTTCTGGAAAATGAAG GACTTTCCTGGAATCTTCCCAAGAATTCTCGGTCACGAAGCCATCGG GATTGTGGAGAGTGTTGGGGAGGATGTCAATGAAGTAACTGAAGGAGATACTGTCATCCCAACATTCATGTCGCAATGTGGAGAATGTGCAGATTGCAGATCGACAAAGAGTAACCTATGTACAAAATTCCCCTTCAAGGTCTCTCCTTTTATGCCAAGATACGAGACAAGCAGGTTCACTGACCTCAATGGGGAGGTTCTATACCATTTCTTGTTCGTGTCTAGTTTTACTGAGTATACAGTGGTAGACATAGCCCATGTCACAAAGATTGACCCTGCAGTAACTCCAAGCAGGGCCTGTCTTCTCGGCTGTGGAATATCAACCG GAGTCGGTGCTGCTTGGAGAACAGCAAATGTGGAGGAGGGATCTACTGTTGCTATATTTGGACTGGGTTCAATTGGTTTAGCT GTTGCGGAGGGAGCAAGACTGTGTGGAGCTACTAGAATCATTGGTGTGGATGTGAACCAacagaaatttgaaattg GAAAAAAGTTTGGGCTCACTGACTTTGTCGACCCTGCAAATTGTGAGAATAAATCTGTTAGCCAG GTGATCATTGAGATGACTGGTGGGGGTGCGGACTATTGCTTTGAATGCGTTGGATTGGCATCATTGGTGCAAGAAGCTTACGCTTGCTGCCGAAAG GGTTGGGGAAAAACAGTTGTGTTAGGTGTGGACAAGCCAGCGTCACTGGTGAGCCTCCCCTCTCGAGAGATCCTTCATAGTGGAAAAAACCTAATGGGATCCTTATTCGGAGGACTCAAACCTAAATCTGATATCCCTCTTCTCCTCAATCGTTACGTGGACAAG GAACTACAACTTGATGAGTTTGTGACACATGAGGTGAGGTTTGAAGACATCAACAAAGCTTTTGATTTACTCATTGAAGGGCAATGTCTTCGATGTGTAATCTCTATGTGCAATGAGTAA
- the LOC117636442 gene encoding alcohol dehydrogenase-like 7 isoform X2: MEPEKLSSGSRGKPIRCRAAVSRKPGEPLVMEEIIVAPPMPHEVRIRIICTSLCHSDIIFWKMKDFPGIFPRILGHEAIGIVESVGEDVNEVTEGDTVIPTFMSQCGECADCRSTKSNLCTKFPFKVSPFMPRYETSRFTDLNGEVLYHFLFVSSFTEYTVVDIAHVTKIDPAVTPSRACLLGCGISTGVGAAWRTANVEEGSTVAIFGLGSIGLAVAEGARLCGATRIIGVDVNQQKFEIGKKFGLTDFVDPANCENKSVSQVFLYNYSSTVWSFHYSVLYSYAHLF; this comes from the exons ATGGAACCTGAGAAGTTGTCAAGTGGAAGCAGAGGGAAGCCTATTCGATGCAGAG CTGCGGTGAGTCGCAAACCAGGTGAGCCTCTAGTGATGGAAGAAATCATTGTGGCACCCCCAATGCCTCATGAAGTCCGCATTCGAATTATCTGTACCTCTCTGTGTCACAGCGATATCATTTTCTGGAAAATGAAG GACTTTCCTGGAATCTTCCCAAGAATTCTCGGTCACGAAGCCATCGG GATTGTGGAGAGTGTTGGGGAGGATGTCAATGAAGTAACTGAAGGAGATACTGTCATCCCAACATTCATGTCGCAATGTGGAGAATGTGCAGATTGCAGATCGACAAAGAGTAACCTATGTACAAAATTCCCCTTCAAGGTCTCTCCTTTTATGCCAAGATACGAGACAAGCAGGTTCACTGACCTCAATGGGGAGGTTCTATACCATTTCTTGTTCGTGTCTAGTTTTACTGAGTATACAGTGGTAGACATAGCCCATGTCACAAAGATTGACCCTGCAGTAACTCCAAGCAGGGCCTGTCTTCTCGGCTGTGGAATATCAACCG GAGTCGGTGCTGCTTGGAGAACAGCAAATGTGGAGGAGGGATCTACTGTTGCTATATTTGGACTGGGTTCAATTGGTTTAGCT GTTGCGGAGGGAGCAAGACTGTGTGGAGCTACTAGAATCATTGGTGTGGATGTGAACCAacagaaatttgaaattg GAAAAAAGTTTGGGCTCACTGACTTTGTCGACCCTGCAAATTGTGAGAATAAATCTGTTAGCCAGGTCTTTCTCTACAACTATTCATCAACTGTGTGGAGTTTTCATTACAGTGTTTTGTACTCTTATGCACACCTATTCTAG